The Naumovozyma dairenensis CBS 421 chromosome 1, complete genome genomic interval AATCGTTCGACGATTTCAAGAAGGTGATGATGTCCGCATCCACCAACTCTCCCTACTGGAAATCGGCGAAGGCTATTACGTCTATTAAGTTCGGAGGGGATGTGGAAGACTACAACCGTCGTTTTCATAAGTTGAAGTCGTCATTACCTGCCAACTTCCATTCTCCAGAAGTTTTGGATCCATTCTATTACTTAATGGGGCTTGCGGAAACAAATGCTGCTCAACTGTTAGATGAAATTGGAGATTTGTCTAAGACGTTAGATGAATGTCAACAGATTGCTACCAACTTAAGTTTTAAGTTGAAGAGAGAGTCACCGGATGGCTCGTTCACTGCTCGTGTCGGTAAGAAGACGAAGATCAACCCGTTGGCTAACAGGATCACGCAAAACATAACTTCTAACAGTCGTTGCTATCGTTGTAACGAGACTGGTCACTTTGCTGCCAAATGTCCATCCAAGTCAAAAGACTAGGGAAGTCATCTCAAATCTCCTTGGTGACTGCTCAGTGGGTGAAACATGGTCGAGTAGATAGTGTTCAGTTGGTATGTGATCTTCCAACTAAGACGTTAAGAGTGAAGGAGAAGGATGCTcatattgttattaaatTGTGGTGCTCANNNNNNNNNNNNNNNNNNNTCCGTCGTTATTGTGTTGCACTTTAGGAAGTTGTAACACCAATACTGTGAAGAGCGTTTTCCATTACCATTAATCGATGACTTATTCAATGACCTTAAAGGTGCTAAGTGGTTTTCCTCTTTAGATTTAATCTCTGGTTAGCACCAAATCCCAGTGGCAGCTAAAGACCGCTTTAAGACTGCTTTTGTAACCCATCAACgtttcaaataattatgAATTCCATTCTAAGAAACTTCATTGGTAAATTTGTGTTGGTTTATTTAGATGACATATTGGTATACTCAGTTacgaaagaagaaaatcaGAGACACCGCGAGGTTAGTGTTAGATGCTCCAAGAAATAACCATCTTGCTGCTAAAGAATCCAAACGTTCATctcttttgttttcttccctttcttctaatgtttCTCTGTTCATAATATGTTACTCTGTCTCTCATGTCCTATTCATTTATGTAATACAATGCCTCTGTCCTCCTTCATCTCAAAACCCAAGCATCCCAATTGTGTGCCGTTTCTCATTTTCCgtcataaaaatatattactcatacaaaaaaataaaaaaatgcaaACTCCGATACGGGGA includes:
- the NDAI0A07990 gene encoding C2HC-type zinc finger protein (Ty-like retrotransposon); the protein is MERTFMTRKRVGLNGSQDSGMQPWILIQKGLDDAAMLDLARRTLVEGALELFLRHKVELKSFDDFKKVMMSASTNSPYWKSAKAITSIKFGGDVEDYNRRFHKLKSSLPANFHSPEVLDPFYYLMGLAETNAAQLLDEIGDLSKTLDECQQIATNLSFKLKRESPDGSFTARVGKKTKINPLANRITQNITSNSRCYRCNETGHFAAKCPSKSKD